A genomic region of Methanothermobacter sp. CaT2 contains the following coding sequences:
- a CDS encoding zinc dependent phospholipase C family protein: MRSIFIAALLILVASQIPGASAWSVKNHHDIAERVYHAMPSDVQTRLSLDEMKNGADDPDTVFFDFEYHVYPYNLEKARFWLDQGKISYDSGNYSYASYCYGVASHYISDGICGPHTSSGSSGYLHTVYEIRAMMLEPVMVPVPDDPEMEAMKLWGSWVSEGDDSCISGALDLACSVSCREIMNSIGS; this comes from the coding sequence ATGAGGTCTATTTTTATAGCCGCGCTCCTGATTCTTGTGGCATCACAGATTCCGGGGGCATCGGCCTGGTCTGTAAAGAATCACCATGATATTGCAGAGAGGGTCTATCATGCAATGCCCTCTGATGTTCAAACCCGCCTGAGCCTTGATGAGATGAAGAATGGGGCAGACGACCCTGACACGGTTTTCTTTGATTTTGAATATCATGTATACCCATATAACCTTGAAAAGGCCAGGTTCTGGTTAGATCAGGGAAAAATCAGCTATGATTCAGGTAACTACAGTTATGCCAGCTACTGCTATGGTGTTGCAAGCCACTATATCTCTGATGGAATCTGCGGTCCACACACATCCTCTGGATCCAGCGGGTACCTCCACACCGTCTATGAGATACGTGCAATGATGCTTGAACCTGTAATGGTTCCTGTCCCTGATGACCCTGAAATGGAGGCAATGAAACTCTGGGGTTCATGGGTTTCTGAGGGTGACGACTCATGCATATCTGGGGCACTTGACCTGGCATGCAGTGTATCCTGTAGGGAGATCATGAACTCAATAGGGTCCTGA
- a CDS encoding membrane protein, with protein sequence MRHSLKTGFSFGLTSAIITTLGLMVGLHSGTHSRLAVIGGVLTIAIADAFSDAMGIHIAEESENRHSEVEVWESTIATFMSKFVFAITFLLPVLLLDLTVAIAVSVIWGLLLLGILSVHIARSQNAPLWRVLGEHLMVAILIIVITHYTGDWIASTFG encoded by the coding sequence ATGAGACACTCATTAAAGACCGGCTTCAGCTTCGGTCTTACATCGGCCATAATAACCACCCTTGGCCTTATGGTGGGACTCCATTCAGGTACCCATTCAAGGCTTGCGGTGATTGGAGGTGTGCTCACAATAGCAATAGCCGACGCCTTCTCTGATGCCATGGGCATACACATCGCCGAGGAGTCCGAAAACCGGCACAGCGAAGTTGAGGTGTGGGAGTCCACCATTGCAACCTTCATGAGCAAATTCGTCTTTGCCATCACATTCCTCTTACCTGTTCTTTTACTGGACCTGACAGTTGCGATCGCAGTGTCAGTCATCTGGGGCCTTCTACTTCTGGGTATCCTGAGTGTACATATTGCAAGGTCACAGAATGCGCCCCTCTGGAGGGTGCTTGGTGAGCATCTCATGGTGGCAATCCTGATTATAGTGATAACACACTACACAGGTGACTGGATAGCCTCAACATTTGGCTAA
- a CDS encoding TIGR04083 family peptide-modifying radical SAM enzyme, translating to MAFHVMIIPSMNCPSDCSYCWGVDRDSKVMDTETVREMVSWLRDFRKEPATFTFHGGEPLLAGYEFYRKTLQLISTELDFLKPAFAIQTNLWLMTDELAELFAEYSIPIGSSLDGPREINDHQRGDGYFDKTMKGYEIARRHGLKVSFISTFTSYSIRRKEDIFEFFLENKMNMKLHPALPSLKSPDPEEWAITAEEYGDLLLYLLERYLEHFGEIEIQNIDHFAKSAFLRRGVVCTHADCVGNTFAVDPYGDIYPCYRFVGMKDYIMGNVSDRPSMEDLNESDALRSLYDWRKMVDDECGDCEFYRYCLGGCPYNAITVENGVRRIDGVDHQCQAYRMIFTEINRRANREFLESGILGGQKKKSKPGVLDIMMK from the coding sequence ATGGCATTCCATGTTATGATCATCCCCTCAATGAACTGTCCCTCCGACTGCAGCTACTGCTGGGGTGTTGACCGGGACTCAAAGGTGATGGACACTGAAACAGTGAGGGAAATGGTTTCATGGCTGAGGGATTTCAGAAAAGAACCCGCCACCTTCACCTTCCATGGGGGAGAACCTCTCCTTGCAGGTTACGAATTTTACAGGAAAACCCTGCAGCTGATATCCACTGAACTCGATTTTCTAAAGCCCGCATTTGCCATCCAGACAAATCTATGGCTCATGACCGACGAACTGGCAGAACTCTTTGCAGAGTACAGCATACCCATCGGCTCAAGCCTTGATGGTCCCCGAGAAATAAATGATCACCAGAGGGGTGATGGTTACTTCGATAAAACCATGAAGGGCTATGAGATAGCCAGGAGGCACGGTCTGAAGGTGAGCTTCATAAGCACATTCACCTCCTACTCCATAAGGAGAAAGGAGGATATATTCGAGTTTTTCCTTGAGAATAAGATGAACATGAAGCTCCACCCGGCTCTCCCATCCCTCAAGAGCCCCGACCCTGAGGAGTGGGCCATAACCGCAGAGGAGTACGGGGATCTCCTCCTCTACCTCCTTGAGAGGTACCTTGAGCACTTTGGTGAAATCGAAATACAGAACATTGACCACTTTGCAAAGAGCGCGTTCCTCCGCAGGGGTGTTGTGTGCACACACGCGGACTGTGTGGGGAATACCTTTGCAGTTGACCCCTACGGGGACATATACCCCTGTTATCGCTTCGTTGGCATGAAGGATTACATAATGGGTAACGTATCTGACAGGCCCAGCATGGAGGATCTCAATGAAAGTGATGCCCTCCGGTCCCTCTATGACTGGAGAAAAATGGTTGATGATGAATGCGGTGACTGTGAATTCTACAGATACTGCCTCGGTGGCTGCCCATACAATGCCATAACAGTCGAAAATGGAGTGCGGAGGATAGATGGCGTCGACCATCAGTGCCAGGCCTACAGGATGATCTTCACTGAAATCAACAGGAGGGCCAACAGGGAGTTTCTTGAATCTGGAATCCTTGGAGGGCAGAAGAAGAAATCAAAACCTGGCGTGCTGGATATAATGATGAAATAA
- a CDS encoding TIGR04165 family Cys-rich peptide, which yields MKMEEFLKECPVCGCRDKVVKRKFMDEHKSRTSLKEIVCEKCGHVFETAD from the coding sequence ATGAAGATGGAAGAGTTTCTGAAGGAGTGCCCTGTGTGCGGCTGCAGGGACAAGGTTGTTAAGAGAAAATTCATGGATGAGCACAAGTCAAGGACGTCCCTGAAGGAAATCGTCTGTGAAAAGTGTGGCCATGTATTTGAAACCGCTGATTAG
- a CDS encoding heme-binding protein, with protein MTESPDYEVELEDGDFEIRCYPGYILAQVDVEGNFRDAMLRGFSILADYIFGNNRRREEIPMTSPVTGVRLGEKIPMAAPVTEEKLDYEGVYRISFTMPPSYTLETLPEPGDTRIRFRVEKNQRFAVYKFSGRVNESMVEERTGEFREWLRKNSIKPRSSFIIAQYNHPAVPGFLRRNEILVKI; from the coding sequence TTGACTGAGAGTCCAGATTATGAGGTTGAACTGGAAGACGGTGACTTTGAGATAAGGTGCTATCCCGGGTACATACTGGCACAGGTGGATGTTGAGGGGAACTTCAGGGATGCGATGCTTAGGGGATTTTCCATCCTTGCAGACTACATATTCGGGAATAACAGGCGCAGGGAGGAGATTCCAATGACATCCCCAGTAACTGGAGTCAGGCTGGGGGAGAAGATACCAATGGCAGCACCGGTTACAGAGGAGAAACTTGATTATGAGGGAGTTTACAGGATATCTTTTACCATGCCACCATCATACACCCTTGAAACACTTCCAGAGCCCGGTGACACACGTATAAGGTTCAGGGTTGAGAAGAATCAGAGATTTGCGGTCTATAAATTTTCAGGAAGGGTAAATGAGAGCATGGTGGAGGAAAGAACTGGTGAATTCAGGGAGTGGCTCAGAAAAAATTCCATAAAACCCAGATCCAGCTTCATAATTGCCCAGTACAACCATCCTGCAGTTCCTGGTTTCCTGCGAAGGAATGAGATCCTTGTGAAGATATGA
- a CDS encoding SagB/ThcOx family dehydrogenase yields MNEIERNRYFLKDSIRKRIDFSKTPQSMGVAAPPFEKPWPDDAEMVDLPVLDWAEMVDANIVSCIRNRESRRSYAERPLKLEELSFLLWATQGIRMVAGHSAFRTVPSAGCRHTFETYLAVFNVEGLEEGLYRYIPSVHRLLVEYLDDNLSQRIVEASFHQRFTGESAVTFIWTTIPYRMEWRYGLAAHRVILIDAGHVCQNLYLACEAIGAGTCAVAAYDQEYLDEVLGVDGVDEFTIYMAPVGKV; encoded by the coding sequence ATGAATGAGATTGAAAGGAACCGTTACTTCCTGAAGGACAGTATAAGGAAGAGGATAGATTTTTCAAAAACACCCCAGAGCATGGGTGTGGCTGCACCACCATTCGAGAAGCCATGGCCAGATGATGCTGAAATGGTTGACCTCCCGGTACTTGACTGGGCTGAAATGGTGGATGCGAATATTGTAAGCTGCATAAGAAACCGTGAGAGCCGCAGGAGTTACGCTGAAAGGCCCCTTAAACTTGAGGAACTTTCTTTTCTTCTCTGGGCCACCCAGGGTATAAGGATGGTTGCGGGTCACAGCGCCTTTCGCACAGTCCCATCAGCCGGCTGCAGGCACACCTTTGAAACTTACCTTGCGGTATTCAATGTGGAGGGCCTCGAGGAGGGCCTCTACAGGTACATACCATCGGTGCACCGGTTGCTGGTTGAGTACCTTGACGATAACCTCTCCCAGAGGATAGTGGAGGCATCCTTCCACCAGCGCTTCACAGGAGAATCCGCTGTGACATTCATCTGGACCACGATACCATACAGGATGGAGTGGAGGTATGGTCTTGCAGCCCACAGGGTGATCCTCATTGACGCAGGACATGTCTGCCAGAACCTCTACCTTGCCTGTGAGGCCATAGGTGCGGGTACATGTGCGGTCGCAGCCTATGACCAGGAGTACCTTGATGAGGTGCTGGGGGTTGATGGTGTGGATGAATTCACCATTTACATGGCGCCGGTTGGAAAGGTTTAA